One stretch of Toxoplasma gondii ME49 chromosome XI, whole genome shotgun sequence DNA includes these proteins:
- a CDS encoding 5'-nucleotidase, C-terminal domain-containing protein (encoded by transcript TGME49_216810) produces the protein MPLASTESAAPPESDRIWRECGNSGNGVRLFGSAREGGGAHEAVEVDLGKVSPLSTKDSSYQSLVGKGVAASDGDDTRAKESGCGVRTGNGEREVSADQPSDTQEPVKLRIVHFNDVYNVFSISGGLGGGAAPFCTGLREKRGPDGLVLFSGDIFSPSPLSEASKGRQMAELLNYLDVHTSCYGNHDLDFGWEWLELLAGTTKCKWVMSNARSKIGGGVLANAQRYRIFEWGTTQRVVVGIMALIEEDWIDTLNAPDQEEIVYQDFVEAGREMVALFRRRGCDLVIALTHMRWNNDEKLAREVDGIDLILGGHDHAYVTKLVNGTAVIKSGSDFREFSAITLTPKLHLREQGTSHATGFSADHDSLAADGKNGYPVAFSGSTGGVAEVDGLCRQHGDSSHAVKRAGVCECLGRTQPVRQTKPEVVEGIHTEETQPAKLWSSGRWWLSCEKVCVSADRFEADDSVMEMLVRYQTTYGNSQGCVLGAFPVLLETRFCEVRTRECNSGNWLADLMREYYGVDVALYNSGGIRSDCVFAEGEVVTSETLHAILSGTRQLDVIAVPGNLFKSILETSVSRWPQLEGRFLQVSGLRFVFEGSARVGERVLADEIQFRNRETGDWEPLVPDRVYSVATATFLARGGDGLSVLVDCPPLDTPQRNIRDLSELARLWFCRQHRKCGFEDVEEIPPRECEWIDRVHMRDENYPEWRIRRI, from the coding sequence ATGCCATTGGCGTCCACGGAAAGCGCAGCACCCCCAGAGAGCGACCGCATCTGGCGGGAGTGCGGCAACTCGGGGAACGGCGTTCGTCTTTTCGGTAGCGCGAGGGAAGGCGGGGGAGCCCATGAGGCGGTCGAGGTGGACCTGGGCAAGGTTAGTCCACTCAGCACGAAGGATTCGTCGTACCAGTCGCTCGTGGGCAAAGGGGTAGCTGCGAGCGATGGCGACGACACGCGCGCTAAGGAGAGTggctgcggtgtacgtacagggAACGGGGAGCGGGAGGTTTCGGCAGATCAGCCCAGCGACACTCAAGAACCGGTGAAACTTCGCATCGTCCACTTCAACGACGTGTACAATGTGTTCTCCATTTCTGGGGGTCTcggcggcggcgcggcgCCGTTCTGCACGGGGCTCCGCGAGAAAAGGGGTCCCGACGGTCTCGTGCTTTTCAGCGGCGACATATTCAGCCCGTCGCCTTTGTCTGAAGCATCCAAGGGGCGGCAGATGGCTGAGTTGCTCAACTACCTCGACGTGCACACGTCGTGCTACGGGAACCACGACTTGGATTTTGGCTGGGAGTGGCTGGAGCTCTTGGCGGGAACGACCAAGTGCAAGTGGGTGATGAGCAACGCGCGGTCGAAGATCGGCGGAGGGGTTCTCGCGAATGCGCAGCGGTACCGCATCTTCGAATGGGGCACGACTCAGCGCGTGGTCGTCGGGATCATGGCTTTGATCGAGGAAGACTGGATCGACACGTTGAACGCGCCAGACCAGGAAGAAATCGTCTACCAAGACTTCGTGGAGGCGGGACGGGAAATGGTCGCGCTTTTCAGGCGGCGCGGGTGCGACCTCGTGATCGCGTTGACCCACATGCGGTGGAACAACGACGAGAAGCTCGCGCGCGAAGTCGATGGAATCGACCTCATTCTTGGCGGCCACGACCACGCCTACGTCACGAAGCTGGTCAACGGCACAGCCGTGATCAAAAGTGGCTCGGACTTTCGAGAGTTCTCGGCCATCACGCTGACTCCGAAGCTCCACCTGCGCGAGCAAGGCACATCGCACGCGACCGGCTTCTCTGCGGACCACGACTCGCTGGCGGCAGACGGAAAAAACGGATATCCCGTGGCGTTCTCGGGCTCGACAGGTGGAGTCGCAGAAGTCGACGGCCTGTGCAGGCAGCACGGGGATTCAAGCCACGCTGTCAAACGTGCAGGAGTGTGTGAGTGTCTCGGGAGAACGCAGCCTGTGAGACAGACGAAGCCCGAAGTCGTCGAAGGAATCcacacagaggaaacgcagccAGCGAAGCTATGGAGCAGCGGGCGTTGGTGGCTTTCGTGTGAAAAAGTTTGTGTCTCGGCGGACCGGTTTGAGGCCGACGACAGCGTGATGGAGATGCTCGTGAGGTATCAGACCACGTACGGGAACTCACAAGGGTGTGTGCTCGGTGCGTTTCCTGTGCTGCTGGAGACGCGTTTCTGCGAGGTTCGGACCCGCGAGTGCAACAGCGGCAATTGGCTGGCCGACCTCATGCGCGAGTATTACGGGGTAGACGTCGCGCTGTACAACTCGGGGGGAATCCGGTCCGACTGCGTGTTCGCGGAAGGGGAAGTCGTAACTTCCGAGACTCTCCACGCGATTCTGTCGGGGACTCGCCAACTGGACGTCATCGCTGTTCCAGGGAATCTCTTCAAGTCGATCCTAGAAACCAGTGTGAGTCGCTGGCCGCAGCTGGAGGGGCGGTTTCTCCAGGTGTCTGGGttgcgtttcgttttcgaGGGTTCTGCACGCGTCGGTGAGCGCGTCCTCGCGGACGAAATCCAGTTTCGCAACCGCGAAACTGGGGACTGGGAGCCTCTCGTCCCTGACAGAGTCTACTCTGTGGCGACGGCCACCTTCCTCGCGCGCGGAGGGGATGGTCTGTCTGTGTTGGTGGACTGCCCCCCCCTCGACACGCCGCAGCGGAACATTCGCGACCTGTCGGAGCTTGCGCGCCTCTGGTTCTGCAGACAACACAGGAAGTGTGGCTTCGAAGACGTCGAAGAAATCCCCCCACGCGAGTGCGAGTGGATAGATCGGGTCCACATGCGGGACGAAAACTACCCAGAGTGGAGAATCCGGAGAATCTAG
- a CDS encoding flagellar/basal body protein (encoded by transcript TGME49_216800), whose product MEETLMKFETYEDYLDSHITDTDRFYLEEEQLARQLVEIGSLRGTVLSREAFYAGKEQLEVARRATNHSPQKPLCSSGKDLSGSVVLRHLAAREDLVKNGKLSTIIFIRDVNKRGQEISGYIDYGDRLKKENFGPYFDRKKRLLPKPSDLSYCVLDSTFCCINDSAHFQVIPDQRQGLLFKHKRDRKVINVDPQADPGDNSKRHEVETSEYIQFVLYDHMSRRKG is encoded by the exons atggaggagacgctgaTGAAGTTTGAAACATACGAAGATTACCTGGACTCGCACATCACCGACACGGATCGGTTTTATCTGGAAGAA GAACAGCTGGCACGTCAACTTGTCGAGATAGGCTCTTTGCGAG GAACAGTGCTGTCTAGGGAAGCATTCTACGCAGGGAAAGAGCAGCTCGAAGTGGCTCGGCGCGCGACAAACCACAGTCCCCAGAAACCTCTGTGCAGCAGCGGCAAGGATTTGAGCGGCAGCGTTGTACTCCGACACCTGGCCGCGAGAGAGGATCTTGTGAAGAACGGCAAACTCTCAACTATCATATTCATTCGAGACGTTAATAAGCGCGGCCAGGAAATAAGCGGGTACATCGACTACGGCGACcgactgaagaaggaaaacttCGGACCGTACTTCGACCGCAAAAAAAG ACTACTGCCGAAACCGTCGGACTTATCGTACTGCGTCTTGGACTCGACCTTTTGCTGTATCAATGACAGTGCGCATTTCCAAGTTATTCCCGACCAGCGACAGGGCCTCCTCTTCAAGCACAAGCGAGACCGGAAAGTGATAAACGTCGATCCTCAAGCAGACCCGGGAGACAATTCGAAGCGCCACGAAGTTGAAACGTCTGAATACATCCAGTTCGTTCTTTACGATCACatgagcagaagaaaaggctaG